The proteins below are encoded in one region of Helianthus annuus cultivar XRQ/B chromosome 2, HanXRQr2.0-SUNRISE, whole genome shotgun sequence:
- the LOC110892849 gene encoding uncharacterized protein LOC110892849, with protein MNLARFLTETVPQPAEGETDAQSLSAVEAWKHSDFICRGSVLNGLSDALYNVYYNIKTSKDLWESLDKKYKTEDAGTKKFVVAHFLDFKMVDNKTVMNQVQELQIILHDIHAEGMVLSETFQVVAMIEKLPPAWLDFKNYLKHKRKEMTIEELVIRLRIEEDNRVAQKGTILQAAAKANMVEVGESSKGKKGKGKKDNKGKAKVNNL; from the coding sequence atgaaccttgcgaggttcttgacgGAGACCGttccccaacctgcggaaggggagaccgaTGCTCAGTCTCTGAGCGCGGTAGAGGCATGGAAGCACTCGGACTTTATATGTCGAGGCTCTGTTCTCAACGGTCTCTCGGATGcgttgtataatgtgtactataatatcaagacttccaaagattTATGGGAGTCCTTGGAtaaaaagtacaaaacggaggatgcgggaacaaagaaatttgttgtcgcccATTTCTTGGACTTCAAGATGGTTGATAACAAGACTGTTATGAACCAAGTCCAGGAGTTACAGATTATACTTCATGACATCCACGCTGAGGGTATGGTACTCAGCGAGACGTTTCAAGTGGTAGCCATGATTGAGAAATTACCTCCTGCTTggttggattttaagaattatcttaaacacaagcggAAGGAAATGACGATTGAGGAACTTGTCATCCGTCTTCGTATAGAAGAGGACAACAGGGTGGCCCAAAAAGGCACCATTTTGCAAGCTGCGGCTAAAGCGAACATGGTGGAAGTTGGGGAGTCCTCAAAGGGCAAGAAGGGCAAGGGTAAGAAGGACaacaaagggaaagcaaaggttaacaaccTTTGA